A window of the Candidatus Methylomirabilota bacterium genome harbors these coding sequences:
- a CDS encoding preprotein translocase subunit SecE, which produces MMQRWEQLIQFLKEVRTELKKVNWPLRKEVVGSTIVVIVSVFILSFFLGLVDITLQKLITLVVR; this is translated from the coding sequence ATGATGCAACGGTGGGAGCAGTTGATTCAGTTCCTTAAAGAGGTGAGGACCGAGCTGAAAAAGGTCAATTGGCCCCTCAGGAAAGAGGTGGTGGGATCGACGATCGTGGTCATCGTCTCGGTTTTTATCCTCTCGTTCTTCCTCGGATTAGTTGATATCACGTTGCAGAAGCTCATCACCCTGGTGGTCAGGTAG
- a CDS encoding transcription termination/antitermination protein NusG: protein MAHSWYVIHTYSGFENKVKESIEQRAAALGLSDKISKVMIPTEDVVELKKGKRTVSSRKFFPGYVLIKAEMSEQLWYLVKNTPKVTGFVGPATQPTPVPEEQVQTILQQVEEGAERPKHRVMFLRGESVRVIDGPFANFTGLVDEVKPEKGRLKVMVSIFGRPTPVDLEFLQVEKV, encoded by the coding sequence ATGGCGCACAGTTGGTACGTCATTCATACATACTCGGGTTTTGAGAATAAGGTCAAGGAGAGTATCGAGCAGCGGGCCGCCGCCTTGGGACTGTCCGACAAGATCTCCAAGGTGATGATTCCCACTGAAGATGTGGTCGAGCTTAAGAAGGGCAAGCGAACGGTCTCCTCGCGGAAGTTTTTTCCGGGATATGTATTGATCAAAGCGGAGATGTCCGAGCAGCTCTGGTATCTGGTGAAGAATACGCCGAAGGTCACCGGCTTTGTCGGTCCGGCTACACAACCGACCCCGGTACCGGAGGAGCAGGTGCAGACCATCCTGCAGCAGGTAGAGGAGGGGGCCGAGCGACCCAAACACAGGGTCATGTTTCTTCGCGGAGAGAGTGTCCGCGTTATTGATGGTCCGTTTGCCAACTTTACCGGCCTCGTTGATGAGGTCAAGCCCGAAAAGGGTCGGCTGAAGGTCATGGTCAGCATCTTCGGCCGACCGACACCGGTGGACCTGGAGTTTCTCCAGGT